The DNA window TACcggaaaaattaaattcatcttAGTTTGATAGTTGCACGTAGTGGCAATATTGtttttgcccggagtttacTTATAGTTGCAGTATATATGCCCTAATGATGTTGATACTCCGAAGCAAGACAACAACATTATTTGAATTGTCCTCTAGCTCGTGTGCCgctagaaatatttcaattttggaagaaacaaaactcttcttccatttttatatctaGTAATTATAATAGTTAATAGACTGTGGATATCTATGGAAACTcatatttctagaaatacatatttagaaGAAACTAAAAAGTGGCATTTAAATAGAGAATTGTTTtaccaattaaatattattatactttcagtattttataaaagtactTTCTTCACATTACATGCATTCTATGCACTTTTGCGCTTTCAAGTTTCCCACAAGTACAGTCATCCTgcatccgcagtctaataatTGCTAATACTGAAATGAAGATACTCTCTATTCTAAATTACGTTAACAACACTACAAATACTACCGTATTTCGTAGAAtactcgaataaaatatctgcAAAATTCTCCAAAATacttgtttcaatttcttccgtaataaaacaaatataacgCACTGAAATATTAGTTGCCTCAAATTTCTAAAtcagaaaggagaaaagataAGCGAGGCtctaaaatatgaagaaaaaaaagtaacgTTGTCACAAAGCATTTGTAAGAGGTCAGTTGATTAGAAATCACGGATCGACCCTAACTCTGTGCCATGTTAATAGCATGTGTGTGACAAAGAAACGTTTGAACAGAGAAGGGAAGAGGTACCGTGTGCCGGACGTGTGTATACGTGTGTCATAAGCTACGCTGGCGTGCGCAGCGCGATACGCTGCCAACGATGCATACGGGAGGATGAGGGCCCTGTGTGAGAATTCTTCTGAAACGTTAAACAGTGTTTACTCGTCGGGCCATGCACCGCGAATGCCTTTGCCCGCCGGTTTCATCAATGAACTCTTTCTTTTACGCAATGACCCTGTGGAGAAACGCGCGCGTCGCGCACGCAACCCCATGGGAAAACACGATATCGTGCATGATTACCGGAACTGCGCGCAAAAACCACACCGGTGGGATTTCGACCAAAGATTTTGAATTTCCTTGATAAAGCATCGTGATTTAAATGAGAAATGATGACATTGAAATTTGTGGGTAGTTCTGTATTTACGATTAAAACATCTGCTAGTTTGTATAACTATATTGTAAAGATCacgaaatagaaagaagaaagatttctTGTAATTACTACTGAAATATTTGCAGATTTCAATGATTATTTTAGAGAAATCCTAAaacaggaagaagaaaggtTCTAGCAACGAAGATAAGAATAatagtttggaaattttgatgtagtatatatattgtcagtAACAGCAAAtctttatcgatatattttatcgttactATAAccataatatattatcaaacTTTTACCTTATATAATAACCGTGACGCTAAAATCCACTGCAATATGAATGGTTTTCCAGTCGAATCATGAAAAAAGATACTTTATATtagattctttatataaatttacctGATAACTTTACAAACAACTCATTATTATAACTGGCAGGTAAATTAAGTATgagctttacgatatataatacTGATCATTCTCCCAATTTTTAGAAACTGTCATGTGAAAGAAAAGAGGTGGATGTAAGAGGATGAAAGAAGCGCGATAAGAGAGAGACTCGAATTTCGAAGGAGACGAAATCGTTGCGTCCTAGGGGACGGCGTGAATTCCCACACATCAACAAGTCTCAGTAGGTCCGCAGACTTCCCCTCTCCAATGCTATCCCGGAACCCCACTCCAGAACGCACTTCACCCCACTCTAGACACAGTGAGTGCATCGGCATGCGGTCTTCGGAATCCAAAACGTCAAACAGTTACCCTCTATACCCCAAGAAGGACGTCGTCAGTATTGTTGACGATCATCCCCTTCTTTCAGACAGTTCATCACTTGGAGTTTCACCATCGGGATGTGCACACGAAGAACTATGAAGAAATATTGTGAATACTATTCGTTCTTAGtactttgaaaatatagtTTAGTTACATTTACGTGGATGTGATCTTGGATCGTTAAAAAGACGGATTGAAAGACGTTTTCGGACGTGGTGTTTTGTGTGGTTTGTTGTAGTGATTTTTACTGCAGTGCATAAATGGtggattattataattacaaaatgtcAGGCAGCGAGGAGGAACCTGAATCGCACACGCAACCAGGGATGACCAAAGCGGAGTTAAGAAGGGTAAAAATTGGTTTGAATCTTCACTATTTTGGTTGTTGCGGAATTGTGggaaaagaatagaataatgGGAGATTTCGTTGAAGGTCTTATTAAAGTTTCCCTATTCGTATTTCCGTTatgaaatcattatttttcaatattttgagTGGCAAACAACATTTATGGAagttaatttaatgtttttctcatttattatgacttaaaaaatattagatacCTTTTGACTACTTTCTTCAAAGaatagttaatattaatattaataaaacaaaccatatgtctatattttctttaagaAATCACGTgctacatattaaaaaaaaaaaaatgatttaaaatttaaggAATCAAGAACTTTCTAAAATTACACGCTCGTACTTATTTACCTGTATAATTCTAGATCTTTTCGTTGGAATTCagattaatttaaacatttaaatatcataaaatacaatttcaattaaagaaacaCGAATTCTCACATGACTCGTTCATAAATCAATTACCAAAACCGCAACtatcaaaattataacgatCATCGAACGTTTCATAACTGGAATCATTCTCGAACTGCAGAGCAATAAGCCCATCATGGAGAAGCGGAGGCGTGCTCGGATAAATCAGTGTCTGGATGAGCTGAAGAGCTTGATACTCGAGGCGATGAAAAAAGACGTGAGTAGCATTGTTTTCCATCCGTCGAGCGCCATTTATCGGTCTGTTTGATAACAGCGATTTTcgcgcgatcgatcgaaaagTCGTACCAATTACGTGTCACGCGAGCAGACAAAGTGTTTTAATCGCTTAATCGAACTAAACCCGACAGGCGAAATTTCTTGACGAGGAACGAACAACAGACATCAGCAGTGGTCGCGCGAAACGATAAGAGAGTGTGCGCCTATACGCGTGATTTGAAGCTAGCGCTCGTGGAATCCACGTTGTCGCCGGCGCCCGAAACGTGCCGTGGAAAACGTGACCGGTACACGACTTATCTAGCGACGTGATACGAGTTTACGGGAGATAACACGAAAATATGCGCAGCCTCTCTTGTCGACCGACACCGAACGCagattttttttctcgttgcCACTTAGACTGATGGGATTTTGCGCGCGTTGATGAATCCTGATGAGAGAGATCTCTCAAtgatatttggtaaatttaGAATCGTTGATATTCATAGGCTCGACAATCAATATGTATTTGTAgttgttttttattcttttggaTAACGTATTCggttttttattttgttattttttctgGTGTTTGGTCTTTCTTCCGATATGTTCCATTGTAGCGTGATACATTGACAATGTTTAATTGAGAAATATCTTTGGAATGTTGATTTGATTTTAGATGATATGTTTTAGGAAGATGAATGTGGttgtttatatttctaaatcaattattttgtatGCTGTGAAACAGTGTCAGTTGCATAGGATCATTCGTGGAAACTGAAGGAAGATTTAGGTTGctgaataatatttcaaacaatagtaaaataaataacgatattcagaatacattttctatgataaaatatttataatagctTTATGAATCAGGAGAGTGTCTAAGGATAGTtagtagaattatttataagatcCAAACGTTGAAGTTAAATAACTCAATAACATTACCTATATTAAGTCACTATCAAACACGGTAATTATGTATAAAGAAGAGAGAGTACACCTCGACGATTTTGatgaatttcgaatattttgttgaaGTTAACATTCTAAACAACcttttcctatacatataaccATCGACTTTATTTCCgagatattcataaaaatacttttgttaCCTCTTTTTCTTGGCGTGGGTTAAGTTGGGTTAGCTTTATGTATGGACATGATGATTTTATAGGCGTATTCGTGCTGTGATGCGTTCATACGTCTTACGTTTCAATTTGTAAACAAAGAGAGATAAGAATGGAACTCAACTTAGTTTAGCTATGCAAGAGCCACGGATACAGATATAGTATCATCATGTCCGTACATAAATCTAATCTAAATTTTACTCTAAACCTAATTGTAAGATAAAAAGTAgcaagattatttttatgaacatatcTCAGAAGCTACAATCGAGCGAAGATTATATGCGTAGGAAAAGTTGTTCAGAATCATGCTTCCGACCACATCGGAATTTCAAATCATTGAAATCAGTGAGGTGTATTCTTCTGTATAATTACCTCAAACAATATAAACAAACAAATGTGTACATCacttataacaattttatccTAGCAATCTTAAGTTTGTCAATAATTCCAATTCGTTTAGTCATTTATCGTAATGTAACTTAAATTTCTTCtagtttttcttcttattataatTCACACGTATGATCAAGTGACAATTGAAATTGGCCGAAATTATAATCGGCCATATCAGTCATATACGGAGCATCAGTCGGTCGAAATTGTTTCGGTACTGTTAGCCTAAAGGTCAAGAGtcgatcttttaattaaactgaTAGGAAGAGGTCATGCAGCGGATGTTGGCACAGAAGTGTTTGAACAGGCCGTCTCCTTTTTCCCTCGCCGCCTTCCTCTTGCGCGATACGATTTGTTTTTCGATCGTAGAATCGAGACTAAGGTCGGTAAACTAGTGGTAGCAAGAGGTGGACGGGTTTAGTTTTAGTGTTTTAGACGCCTCGGCGTGGGAACGGATGGTGGAAGTCCTCTCTGCCAACGCGTAATCTCCACTGGAGACACTACAATGGCACTTCAGGTCTATTCGGCTGCGTACCTGACCGGTGTCAGCCACATTCcatttaattccatttaataattaattaaacagttTTAATTACGTTAGTTTCGAATAACTGTGAAACTTCACTAATTGACTAGTATCTTTGTTAAATACTGTATTGAAACATTGGAATACTGAGTTAATTTCAAcaagaataagaaattttaaggtTAACAAACTTGGCTAATAAGCTTCCAAAGATAACAAACCATCAAATTTTAGTAATGGaatagtagaaaatttaaaaggaaaacaacgtggcttttgtaattaaaaatgttcattgaGTGTCACTAATTATTCAGagtgttaaaaaatatgaaacctGTCTTAGTTGCAaggttaaaaaatttcaaagctaGAAAgtaactttttcaaatttcagtaACATTGTTTGGAACATTACGAAATCTAACAAGAAAACAAGGTTTCCAAAATTTGTTACGTACAGTACGTAATAGACTAAAAAGTTTCGAAGCCAAACTAACTTCTGAGTTCTTAATGTTATAtggcaaataaaaaatcatggaatctaaaaaaatcaattttcgataaaaagttGGATTGGAACCGCGAGATTTCCTCTCAGCACCCGAGGACATAAGTACGCTCCTCACCGCGTAACTCGATCCAACGAGATTGATTTCTCAGGCAGAGCCATAACGAGAGAGCGAGGCGCTCTCACCGTTCTCTCCTCCGCGTCCAGATGACTTCCGCTACCTGCTCGCTCCAGTGTCCGTCCCGTTCGCCCGTACGAAACGCCCCCCGCGTTCGTGGGAAcctcgaaataattattacgaagaaaaaagaatctcATCTCGGGTTGCAGCCTTCCTTTGTTGACCGTATCATCTTTAAGGATCCAACTTCGCGAAGACGGCACCGATCgctgtaaaaaagaaaaatgaggaaaaaaaGAGGCGATGCTCGACGCCTTTGCTTTTAGTTGCTCTTTTAGCAGGTGTCTCGTTCCTCTGATCTTCGGTGTCGTATTCGCCTACGGGAAAATCGATTTCCGCATCGATTTTCTTCCTCTGAACCTTTGAAAGGTGTTTGCTTGTAGCACGAACCTCATCGATGAACTTTATTTTACGAAGacatcaaacatttttaatcacTTTTTATGGTTTCCGACAGcattcgataaatatattaaaatatcggtTTTGGATTTAGAAAAGTTAGAAGGTTTGTCAATTGCGATTTTACATTAAACTgaaacataacgttaaacataaCGACTGAAATTTTTAGATCCTACTCAAGTACCATAAAGGATATGTAAAGAAgatcgattaatatttttgatattccaagaacaaaatttttaatcatggataaatataataatttctctttgcAATGGAAAGACTGAACGGTGCAATTTGCCGGTGCAATCGAATATAGTTTCAAGACTGATTGTTGTTCGTCAACTTATTCTCATTCGAATGGAAGCTTATTCAATGGAGAATGgagggaagagagaagagcCTCAATGTGTAAGCGATCTCTTCTTCGACTCCCACGCCTATTTTAAAGGTGACCGCTAGTTTACCATAAAAATGCGAGCACTCGGCTGATCCTGGGACCAGGATCGTGCTACAGGAAGGGCACAATAGGATTTCGCTGTTGTGCATCGGTATTGAACGATCGATCCTCTGAAAGGTAGGATTGCCTTGCTGGCAATCTGAGAAATATTGAAAGGGCTGGTGTTGTGCTCCGTGAAGAAAAAACTTTCGAGATGCTTTCGAATTTCTAACGGGTTCCCACGGAAGATTCAGCTTTTTCTATTCGCTACAGTTTTCCTTCGAGAGGAAATGTGTGTCTCGCAAACGTTTCCCCGAACGCGTTTctaatttatatgaatatcaCACATCGTAAAGTGGCTTTATTTGATCGTTTAGAAAACGATTTGTATGCAGTCGATAAGAGTGATGCAGAAGTTACGCGATAGGGAATCGCCATGAAAAAATTCCCGCAGAATGTAACACGCGTGGCCGTAGGCTGACTACAAAATTGCTCTACACTAGCTACCGAAGTTGGTAGTCTATTATTAAGGTAACAGGTCGTATCAAGTCAATTACGTGGGCGTTACCCAGGCATCACAGATTTCTTGAACGAGCGATCGGTATTAATGCTCGCTTGTGAAGGGTAGCCTGGGGTTACGGCTCCGATTGCTATGCTTTGAACATGTTGGAAACGACCTTTTCATCGTACCGGTTAATTTCTTGCTTTCACCGCCTGTCGATAAAACAGATCTCCCCCTCTCGACCGTGTCTTGTTGAGTTCCTGCATTACCGACTGCGTTCGAGATTCGTTTTTTATCCTGGCATCGCGTCGTATTGTacgaaaaattttatagaaagtcGGTGTACGCGTatgaaatcgaaattaatcaatgaaaatatactcgtaactcgaaaaataaattattaacgtgcgattctttttattttacagcCGACGAGGCATTCTAAACTCGAGAAGGCCGATATCCTCGAGATGACGGTGAAGCATTTACAAGCGGTACAGCGTCAGCAATTGAGCACGGCGGTCGCTACCGATCCGGTGGTGCTAACGAAATTCCGTTCCGGATTTTCTGAATGTGCTACCGAAGTATCGCGGTACGTCAGTCACCTCGAGAACGTGGATCCTGTTGTGAAGCAACGACTGGTATCGCATTTAAACAATTGCGTTAGCAATCTCCAGCAAATGGCGCCGTTCTACAGCCACTACGTGCCCTACATGCCGGAACGGCTCTATCCGGAGGTGAAGGTCGGTTTCCAGAGTGATTTCCAGAATGGCGACGAGAATAATAATAGAAGTGCCAGAATACAGATACCAAACGGTGTTCAGTTGATACCTAGCAGACTGCCGACCGGAGAGCTAGCTCTTTTGGTTCCACAATCGGCTGCTATTTCGGCAAACTTTCCATTCTTTCCACCAGCACCCGAGTCTGTCCCTAGAATTGGAGAGTGCTCCGCCTTCACAACTGTTCATAGATCACAGAGTCCTCTGTTGAGTCCATCGACATCCATCTCGAGCTATGGCGAAGAGAGCCAACAATCTGAACACTATCCTCAAGCGCACTCTCCTAATGAGCAGCAACGTCGATTCAAGATTCCCGATCAGAGTCCAGCTTCCAAGAGCTTCTCTTCATCGCCAGAGACTCAAAAGCCACAGATTAGTTCAACCAGCGATAGCAAGTCGCCAGTACCAATTTTTGCGGAACCTAAGTCAAACACGAGTTATACAAACAGAAAAGAATTTGCAGAATCTTCTGGATCGTTAAGCGGCAATGGACTGGCGACGTACAGTTTAAGACAACCCCTTTCAGTAATTACAGACAAAACGTATAATCGTACCGATTCTATGGTGGCAAAGAAAGAGGCAATCAAGAGACATAGCTCGGATTGTCTTTTAGTAATCTCTGATAAGAAGGCCAGGTACCAAGAACCTATCAGCTCTACCATGAATTCTTCTAACGGTCCCTTAAAATCCGGGGAAGATCAACCGGTTTCTGTGGAGGATTTGTCAAGTAGAGCGACTTGCTCGGCTAATAGAAATTCTAATCCTAATCCTATCAAATTTGTAGCGGTGGCTGGTCCTTCTGGCGTCAACGGCGATATGTGGAGGCCCTGGTGATTTAAATATAACGTGCCTCCtcactttttttaaatttcccttcctttaaaaaaatgtctttctttttGAACCGAAGCGGAGGAATTCTTTCTAAACCGAAGTACATGAAATTGACAATAATTGGTTATTATAAAGAATCATTACGCAATTGAGATTGTTAGATCGCAGTTTAAAACGATTCTCGGCTATACATTATGAtcatttatattgaaaattgtgcCTTAGAAGAAACATAATTGTTtacttttcaaacattttagGACATTATTGAAACTAGTTTTACCACGactattatgtataataaggATACCGACTGCTTAGTAACGTAAGTCTTTCTTGAGTAGTTTtagtaatttaaagaaatagtaTTTAAGAAGAAACGCAACGACGATTAATTAGCTGTAATGTCGACAGAATGGGAATATGCAACTTTTATCCTCGCTGACAAAGACTTTCAAGCtttaatatactatatattgtacgATAAGTTTTCACTGTGAATAGTCATGTAAATAATCGTCGatcttatttaatttgtattctaatctaagaatttaaaaagagtGATGTGTTTTTCCAGTTGATGTAATACTATCGTTACGAATTAAGTTAATTATCGCCAGTTTTTGTGATAAAAGCATAGGGggaaaaaacagaaagaaaacagaaatgaaacgaattttttcCGTTGTTCCTCGTATCCCATGATTCACATGAAGAGAGCGATAAAAATCGTCGCAGAGAAACGAATCTCTGcgtgatatataaatttcattaagtgtaaagaagagtaaaaagaaaagaagaaaggaaaaagaaagaaaaatcgtctGAGCTGATCTTTCTATCGATATGTCCCGTAGTCTCGTAAAAGGCTGAGCAATTTCCCTTGTTGAAAAAGCCGTCGGGGCCGCTTTATCCTTTTAAGAAGCGTTAAACGCGCTCCGATTCATAAACTGGAacttattctttccttttttgccGATAAAGGAGTAAAAAGGCGCGGCGAATGAGAATTTCAACCACCTGTTACACCGCAAAACCACCCCCTTTCTCATCGGCTGAATGCTTAAACTGATTTATCGACAGACACCGTGAAATTTGTTGAATGCCCTTAGCGTTTGCTCGACGAACGAGCGCGTCTTCCCTTCTAGTCGCTGAAATTCTTAATTTCGATCGTGATTTATGGGACTAAAGGGGGAGTAGGAGGAGAAACACCGTAATTTTCTCTAGACTCTAGACCTATCGATACGTGGGTGAAGCGTCACGTACGCGTATAGCTCGcccattttgtaaaattaagtTGGCTGAGAATTTCTAGAGATATATCGATTACACGGTTTATGACGGTGGACTAAAGGTGaatgtattttgaaaaaatttcacgCGATTTTTTTATGGCTAAGAGTTCGTTCGCGTTGGTCGAGATGGCACCACGATAGTATTCGGAACAAAAGCTGTTCGTTCGTGTCGGTGTTTTTCCAGAAAATTGCTTGACTATTAGTTagataactttttaattttgctcGTTGATAGCGGccatgttaattaaaatttatcttaattgGTAAGTGAACTTACATTGGTGATCCTATATTTCTCTCTGCTATCGCCAATGGATAGCGTAGTAAGGTCTAGCAGCAATAACTTTAAAAGTAAATCTCTGAAATTAATACATGCATgtagtatgaaatattttaatattgtctACTATACCAATTTTGTTAGGGCGGCATATTGTAACTATTGCGACATAAATAATTCTGCTttcaacgttttatagtattcaAAATGGACGAATTGCTTAGAagagtatttaaatttattgtaaatacaaAATCATGTTACAGCACCGAAAGTACTTTCTATATCGCTTATTTTTTGTCTGCTCAAAAgcggaaaaagaaatgaaaacgaacGTTACTCTGAAAGTGTATAtttctcgaataaaataaacttacatatttttttagtcTTTTCAGAGACGAGTTTGTTAAGGTCCGAAAAagataattactttttaatttctgcttttatttgtttagaaaatatttataaatattcgacaagaaatataacattgaaaaaatattttttgttgtctgaggaaaataatatgtatacacgtaggtagctattatatttttcgtctTTTGGAATTGTGTTTCAATTAAACAAAAACGAAATGTAcatgcattaaatatttataacaatacatGCTACGTAACTTTTACCAAAACGTGTCAATTAATAACTAGAAATTAGTGTTTTCCCGTTAATTTTCCGTATTCTTTccacaaatttatatttcagtatCCTTCAAGATGTCAAACAGCTCATCGCTTTCTCTACAAAACATTCTAATAGTGATTAATACCAATACCGAAATACACTAAAATACACTAAAATAGATTATCATGACAACTATATTTTCCTGTTCATCTCACAAAACCTCGATACTCGATTACAGAAATTTCCATCTACGGTAGAACTCCATATATCTAAACTCCATTtattggaacgaaatttttgttaacaaaaCTCCTATCGATTGAATGTACTTAGctgtataatatatgaacTTCTATTATTCCAAAGAAAAAGGACGGAAGTACGAAGGATTATTAAATTCTCACCTTACGTATGAATTGTTTGTTAAACGAGCAAGAACGTAAAACGAGAACGAGAGCATTTGCTCGCGTTCGTTTAGTATAAACAATTATCGAGCAATCTGTTCGTAAACTTATTTGCGCCGAAAGAGTTTCTTCGCGATGAATGCGAGCGAACGATCGGCAACCGACGAAATAATGCTcgttcatattttcattttactaaAGAGATGGCAGAACAAGTATTCGTTTGCTTGGTTTAAACGCATTTTTTTGAAAGAATGGAACcaatatttttggaatataACGACgtttcgatattcgataaagACGGAAACAAGATAGtatggaaaattcatttttcgttATGTACCAAAATTAAGCTTATATTGTTTCAACTATTTCACGAAAAACTTACTTTCCTCTACCAAATTTTTACTAGATGTTTATAtgttaggttgtccgaaaagtttctttcgtatcataaggtgataatagatgaacaacaatttctattttatattattttattaaattaagtatgatccatttcgttctatttctattattatgttcgtacataattcaataaactaatataagacaaaaaacattgtgcgtctattatttccttgtaaaacgaaagaaacatttcggacaacctatCCAACTATCTTCATACACGTGAAAATGatctttatt is part of the Bombus pyrosoma isolate SC7728 linkage group LG13, ASM1482585v1, whole genome shotgun sequence genome and encodes:
- the LOC122574475 gene encoding protein deadpan-like encodes the protein MVDYYNYKMSGSEEEPESHTQPGMTKAELRRSNKPIMEKRRRARINQCLDELKSLILEAMKKDPTRHSKLEKADILEMTVKHLQAVQRQQLSTAVATDPVVLTKFRSGFSECATEVSRYVSHLENVDPVVKQRLVSHLNNCVSNLQQMAPFYSHYVPYMPERLYPEVKVGFQSDFQNGDENNNRSARIQIPNGVQLIPSRLPTGELALLVPQSAAISANFPFFPPAPESVPRIGECSAFTTVHRSQSPLLSPSTSISSYGEESQQSEHYPQAHSPNEQQRRFKIPDQSPASKSFSSSPETQKPQISSTSDSKSPVPIFAEPKSNTSYTNRKEFAESSGSLSGNGLATYSLRQPLSVITDKTYNRTDSMVAKKEAIKRHSSDCLLVISDKKARYQEPISSTMNSSNGPLKSGEDQPVSVEDLSSRATCSANRNSNPNPIKFVAVAGPSGVNGDMWRPW